From Bacillus basilensis, a single genomic window includes:
- a CDS encoding amino acid permease, protein MQQTNKSGTLNRGLKERHITLMSLGSAIGVGLFLGSASAIKLAGPSILLGYMIAGLVIFFIMRALGEMAIEQPVAGSFSKYAYDYLGPLAGYITGWNYWFLWVVTCMAEITAAGIYMQYWFPDIPRWTWALLALLLMSAFNFLSVKVFGELEFWFALIKIVTIICMIIVGAGIILFGFGNGGIATGISNLWSHGGWFPNGFSGLLLSLQMVLFAYLGVELIGVTAGEAQNPKKTLAKAIDNVFWRILLFYVGALFVMMAIYPWNELGEKGSPFVLTFQQIGIAKAAGIINFVVLTAALSSCNGGLFSTGRMLYTLAQQKKAPERFGRLNKNGIPSQGIVATAIVLLIGVILNYLVPAKVFTWLTSISTFGAIWTWGIILVAQIKFRKGLQPDKKDKLTYKMPLHPLSSYFSLAFLALVLGIMAYSEDTRIALIVGPIWLIGLAIVYYMKGFHKIDETPNSKIS, encoded by the coding sequence ATGCAGCAAACAAACAAATCTGGAACTTTAAACCGAGGTTTAAAAGAACGACATATTACTTTAATGTCGCTCGGTTCAGCTATTGGCGTTGGACTATTTTTAGGATCTGCCTCCGCTATTAAACTAGCTGGTCCTTCTATTCTACTAGGCTATATGATCGCTGGACTCGTTATTTTTTTCATTATGCGCGCACTCGGAGAAATGGCAATTGAACAACCTGTTGCCGGTTCTTTTAGTAAATATGCTTATGATTACCTTGGACCACTAGCTGGCTATATTACCGGCTGGAACTACTGGTTCTTATGGGTTGTTACTTGTATGGCTGAAATTACAGCAGCTGGCATTTACATGCAGTACTGGTTCCCAGATATTCCACGCTGGACTTGGGCTTTACTCGCTCTATTATTAATGAGTGCTTTTAACTTCTTATCCGTAAAAGTATTTGGAGAACTTGAATTTTGGTTTGCTCTCATTAAAATTGTCACAATTATCTGTATGATAATTGTTGGAGCTGGTATTATTTTATTCGGATTCGGAAACGGCGGTATCGCTACCGGCATTTCAAACCTTTGGTCACATGGTGGCTGGTTCCCAAATGGTTTTTCTGGATTACTACTCTCTTTACAAATGGTGTTATTCGCTTATTTAGGTGTTGAATTAATCGGTGTTACAGCGGGGGAAGCTCAAAATCCGAAAAAAACACTCGCAAAAGCAATTGATAACGTATTTTGGAGAATATTACTGTTCTACGTTGGGGCTCTATTCGTTATGATGGCAATTTATCCATGGAACGAACTTGGTGAGAAAGGCAGTCCATTCGTATTAACATTCCAGCAAATCGGTATCGCAAAAGCAGCAGGAATTATTAACTTTGTCGTATTAACAGCAGCTCTTTCATCTTGTAATGGTGGTTTATTTAGTACAGGCCGTATGCTATATACATTGGCTCAGCAGAAGAAAGCTCCTGAAAGATTCGGTCGTTTAAATAAAAATGGCATTCCAAGTCAAGGAATTGTAGCAACTGCTATCGTTTTACTCATTGGCGTTATATTAAACTATCTCGTACCTGCAAAGGTATTTACATGGCTCACTAGTATTTCAACTTTTGGAGCAATTTGGACTTGGGGAATTATATTAGTCGCTCAAATTAAATTCCGTAAAGGATTGCAACCTGATAAAAAGGATAAGCTAACATATAAAATGCCTTTACATCCATTAAGTTCATATTTTTCACTCGCTTTCCTTGCACTAGTATTAGGTATAATGGCGTATTCAGAAGATACACGAATCGCATTGATTGTCGGCCCAATTTGGCTTATCGGCTTAGCTATCGTGTATTACATGAAAGGGTTTCATAAGATTGATGAAACACCTAATTCAAAAATTAGTTAA